A window of Candidatus Woesearchaeota archaeon contains these coding sequences:
- a CDS encoding FAD-dependent oxidoreductase — protein sequence MESIIQKIFKRGGSEEAGSDIYDMIIIGAGPAAFSAAIYSARYKLKTIILGKEIGGMISEAPLVENYPGFESIRGFELMQKFKAHAEKFGIEIRQTEIVDLKKGFTLFIVTDHENNKYKAKTIIFATGTEKRKLNIPGEEEFSGKGISYCATCDAPFYKDKVVCVVGGNESSVKYAIKLAEYASKAYIIYRGAEVRAEPALIESVRGNEKIEIITNAIPTEIKGTEKVESIILDNGNEIKTDGVFIAIGGIPSSIVAKQLGVDVDESGQIKVNDAQATNIRGIFAAGDVTNSRLKQVVTAVAAGAVAADSAFRLIKEKQ from the coding sequence ATGGAAAGCATAATACAAAAAATTTTCAAAAGAGGCGGTTCAGAAGAGGCAGGCAGTGATATCTATGACATGATAATAATAGGGGCAGGGCCTGCTGCATTCTCAGCAGCAATATACTCGGCAAGATACAAATTAAAGACGATAATTCTCGGAAAGGAAATCGGGGGAATGATTTCCGAAGCGCCATTGGTGGAAAACTATCCCGGCTTTGAGTCAATAAGGGGGTTTGAGCTCATGCAGAAGTTCAAAGCCCACGCGGAGAAATTCGGGATTGAAATCAGGCAGACAGAGATAGTCGACTTAAAGAAGGGATTCACCCTTTTCATAGTAACAGACCACGAAAACAACAAATACAAGGCAAAAACCATAATCTTTGCAACAGGAACTGAGAAGAGAAAGCTCAATATTCCCGGCGAAGAGGAGTTCTCAGGAAAGGGCATAAGCTACTGCGCAACATGCGATGCCCCATTCTACAAGGACAAGGTTGTGTGCGTAGTTGGAGGAAATGAATCTTCTGTGAAATACGCAATAAAGCTTGCGGAATATGCCTCAAAGGCATACATAATATACCGGGGCGCAGAGGTAAGGGCAGAGCCTGCCCTGATTGAATCAGTCAGAGGCAATGAGAAAATAGAGATAATCACAAACGCAATCCCAACTGAAATAAAAGGAACTGAAAAGGTTGAAAGCATAATCCTTGACAATGGAAATGAGATAAAGACAGACGGGGTTTTCATTGCAATTGGGGGGATTCCATCAAGCATTGTTGCAAAGCAGCTTGGTGTTGATGTTGATGAGAGCGGGCAGATAAAGGTTAATGACGCCCAGGCAACAAACATCAGGGGCATATTTGCTGCAGGCGATGTTACAAACTCGCGGCTTAAGCAGGTTGTTACTGCTGTCGCAGCAGGCGCAGTTGCAGCTGACTCGGCATTCAGGCTCATCAAGGAGAAGCAGTAA